A genome region from Arachis duranensis cultivar V14167 chromosome 6, aradu.V14167.gnm2.J7QH, whole genome shotgun sequence includes the following:
- the LOC127748318 gene encoding trafficking protein particle complex II-specific subunit 120 homolog, whose translation MDRCVISDISVEIPPLQQITHSFCLHFLVPGEYTLLAAAVIDNPSDILRARAKATSPSEPIFCRRPPYRVRVHETA comes from the exons ATGGACAG GTGTGTTATAAGTGACATCAGTGTGGAAATTCCCCCGCTTCAACAAATCACACATTCTTTCTGCTTGCATTTTCTTGTCCCGGGAGAGTACACGCTATTAGCCGCAGCAGTGATTGATAATCCAAGCGACATTCTACGTGCTCGTGCGAAGGCCACTTCACCATCCGAGCCAATTTTCTGCCGGAGACCACCGTATCGCGTTCGTGTTCACGAAACTGCTTGA
- the LOC107494077 gene encoding uncharacterized protein LOC107494077 isoform X2 has product MLSILCNTLGYSSNVTKAASYIVPPLSGLSKDDSDDAELESVFHRAVGIANSIYGVCNKLDGVSNEKLRALLGLYVLQCLALLSASISYKNSTCHLMVLELSQISSYCGLTYMSLLTAFDVETAAGFVFGDKDAHMSCLSHVKHGASLSVVWGLVSEEVAHATKESSVAIKDDIHNNQTK; this is encoded by the exons ATGCTTTCAATTCTTTGTAAT ACACTAGGTTACTCAAGTAATGTGACCAAGGCTGCCAGTTATATTGTTCctcctttgtcaggtctctcaAAAG ATGACTCAGATGATGCAGAACTTGAGAGTGTATTTCACAGAGCTGTTGGAATTGCAAATTCTATATATGGAGTTTGCAATAAGTTG GACGGTGTTTCAAATGAGAAGCTCCGAGCTCTTCTTGGACTATATGTCCTCCAATGCTTG GCACTTCTTTCGGCCAGCATAAGCTATAAAAATTCCACCTGTCATTTGATGGTTTTGGAATTGTCACAAATATCTTCATATTGTGGTTTAACATATATGAGTCTTTTAACTGCTTTCGATGTTGAGACTGCGGCTGGATTTGTTTTTGGAG ATAAAGATGCCCATATGAGTTGTTTGTCTCATGTAAAACATGGTGCTTCTCTTTCAG TGGTATGGGGGCTTGTCTCTGAGGAGGTTGCTCATGCCACTAAAGAGAGTTCGGTTGCTATCAAGGATGACATTCACAATAACCAGACCAAATGA
- the LOC107494077 gene encoding aberrant root formation protein 4 isoform X1: MLSILCNTLGYSSNVTKAASYIVPPLSGLSKVFTSNKRYHFEQVQVAVPIILNVLTAVALDSDDSDDAELESVFHRAVGIANSIYGVCNKLDGVSNEKLRALLGLYVLQCLALLSASISYKNSTCHLMVLELSQISSYCGLTYMSLLTAFDVETAAGFVFGDKDAHMSCLSHVKHGASLSVVWGLVSEEVAHATKESSVAIKDDIHNNQTK, from the exons ATGCTTTCAATTCTTTGTAAT ACACTAGGTTACTCAAGTAATGTGACCAAGGCTGCCAGTTATATTGTTCctcctttgtcaggtctctcaAAAG tcTTTACCTCCAACAAGAGGTATCATTTTGAGCAAGTACAAGTGGCTGTTCCGATCATTCTTAATGTGTTGACTGCTGTGGCTTTGGATTCAGATGACTCAGATGATGCAGAACTTGAGAGTGTATTTCACAGAGCTGTTGGAATTGCAAATTCTATATATGGAGTTTGCAATAAGTTG GACGGTGTTTCAAATGAGAAGCTCCGAGCTCTTCTTGGACTATATGTCCTCCAATGCTTG GCACTTCTTTCGGCCAGCATAAGCTATAAAAATTCCACCTGTCATTTGATGGTTTTGGAATTGTCACAAATATCTTCATATTGTGGTTTAACATATATGAGTCTTTTAACTGCTTTCGATGTTGAGACTGCGGCTGGATTTGTTTTTGGAG ATAAAGATGCCCATATGAGTTGTTTGTCTCATGTAAAACATGGTGCTTCTCTTTCAG TGGTATGGGGGCTTGTCTCTGAGGAGGTTGCTCATGCCACTAAAGAGAGTTCGGTTGCTATCAAGGATGACATTCACAATAACCAGACCAAATGA